The nucleotide sequence AGGAACTGCTGCAGCATGAAAATAGGATCATGCATACACTACCCACTAAGTCCTAAGAAAGTGCTCCACTACTAACAAACCTGAGACTTGATAACAAACTGCAACAGACTCAAACTTACTACTAAAGACTAGGCCAAAGTAGGCCACGTAGAGACTAGAACCATTTGACTTTTCCAACAATGCTATGGCTTTCTCCTCATCGTATGGCCTCCAAGAATCACCTATTACTATTGAATATCTGGTCAATGTCAAGTTGTCAAAGAGCACATCATCTTCGGGAAGCAAACTGGGATTAGATATTCTAACTCCAAAGTCCTCAAGCCAGATAGGTGTTTCAGCTCAGAAAGACAAGCATTAATTCTTTCTCCGCTATTAAATCCTTCTGCCTCCCATTCAATATTAACACTTCCTTTCATGCTCAAATACTCTAATCGAGATAGACTGAATATAAGATTTTGTGGAATTACTTTGAGGGAGAAGCAATACCTCAAATCCAACACCCTTAGATCACTcaatttcatcatttcttttggCAACTGATAAATGTGGGAGCAAGCCAAACTAAGAACTTGTAGTCTCTCCAGGTGTCCAATTACTGCTATGTCTTCGAGCACGCATCCATTTAGACACAATGTGcgaagatttaaaagaaaaccaaGCGATGAAGGAGATGGCTTGAGAGACACTCCAGACAAATCTAAAACTGTCAGTTCTTTGGTGTCTTGGAAAAAGGTGTATGGAATTTTCAAGTAAGAATCACCTGAATACAATAAAAAGAACTTAAGTTTGGGACATACCAATCCTTGAGGAAGCTCATCTATGTTTTTGCATTTCAAAGAGATACGAGTGCAATTTCTGCATTCATTCATCCATTGCCATTCTTCTTGTAATCCAACCGCTTCTTTCACCACAAATTGATGAGGATCTTTGGATGCAATTGATATGGCAACATCACGAACAACATCATGCATTCTGACAAACGCGTCATTGAAAAACAAGCTCGAAAATCTCTCATTGCCTCTGTCTTCATCGTCAAGCAACAAGCTTGAGCCTTTCAGATTTTCCACCAGTGTGATTAGTTTATTTGCTGCTTTCTCCCATGAAAAGAATCCTTTAAACAAATCCAATCTCATAGCAAGAAATCCATGTAAATATCTCCAAACCCCAGAACACCACAAAGTAAAAACAAGGACTTTACTTCATCACTTTCCAAATGGTTGTAGCTCAGCTCCAGACATGAGTAGACGTCTTTACTCACTCCTCTGATGTTTGTTGGTGCAGACCTTCTCAGTTCTTCCAAGGCATTCTCCCATACATGCACACTCTCACCTCTTAATGCATTTGCAATGGTGACAATTGCAACTGGTAGACCGTCACATTTTTTAGCTACATCAACTGCTATGGGACGCAGTTCAGGCTTCTCCACTGAATCACCTGCTGTCTTCTTGAATAAATTCCAGGCTTCATCTTCACTTAAGTGTTGAAGATGGAACTCCTTTTGAGTACGCATATCTTTAGATAAAACCTGATGCTCCCGGGAAGTCAGCAGCACTTTGCACCCCTTGTGATCATCTCGGTAAGGAATTCCTATTTCTCTCAACTCAAGTTTCCCCCAGATATCATCTAAGATCACCAGGattttctcctctctcttcaaCCTTTGCCTCAGGCGACCTGCTCTATCCTCCTCCGCCTCAAATTTCAAACCCAATATTCttgcaattttttctttaatttctgcGATGTTGGGAGTTTGGGATATGTGTAACACCATGACCACCTTGTGAAAGAGCTTTTCTTCCTCCGCTTGTTGGGCTACTTGTTTGACAAGAGTGGTTTTGCCCACGCCGCCCATATCCTGATCATGCGCATATCTTCGTTTCTCAAGGCCTCCATAATTTGGTTAAAAGTAGACTCTCTTGACTGGAAAGCCCCATAATCTTTGGAAGATGCAGAGCTGATGaatggaggaggaggaggaggagggcgATACGATACTCTGTCACCAAAGTTATGAGCTTCTTGGATTTTATCAACAATCTCCGCAGCCTGCTTCTCTGCTTGCTTGCTTAGTTGGTAGCGGGACTTTAAATAGAAACAGCTCTTGCTtgctttcctttcttcttcattGAAATCATTTCTCTTTTGGATGATCCCTTGGCATACGTCTGCCACTCCTGAACACCAGGAAAGATTTCATCCCCTTGCCTATTAGCCTCATCCACAGGTACCTGCAGCCTCTCCCTTGCAAGATGGAGACTGTCAATTCGTTGGTTGAGATCCGTAATGTTGCGACGGTAGTTAACCAGATAACCCAGTGGACGTATAATTGAATCAACCAGGTACTCTGTAACTTTTTCTGCAACGGAAATAACAATTTCAACCA is from Vitis riparia cultivar Riparia Gloire de Montpellier isolate 1030 chromosome 10, EGFV_Vit.rip_1.0, whole genome shotgun sequence and encodes:
- the LOC117923896 gene encoding disease resistance protein At4g27190-like; the encoded protein is MGGVGKTTLVKQVAQQAEEEKLFHKVVMVLHISQTPNIAEIKEKIARILGLKFEAEEDRAGRLRQRLKREEKILVILDDIWGKLELREIGIPYRDDHKGCKVLLTSREHQVLSKDMRTQKEFHLQHLSEDEAWNLFKKTAGDSVEKPELRPIAVDVAKKCDGLPVAIVTIANALRGESVHVWENALEELRRSAPTNIRGVSKDVYSCLELSYNHLERFFSWEKAANKLITLVENLKGSSLLLDDEDRGNERFSSLFFNDAFVRMHDVVRDVAISIASKDPHQFVVKEAVGLQEEWQWMNECRNCTRDSYLKIPYTFFQDTKELTVLDLSGVSLKPSPSSLGFLLNLRTLCLNGCVLEDIAVIGHLERLQVLSLACSHIYQLPKEMMKLSDLRVLDLRYSIVIGDSWRPYDEEKAIALLEKSNGSSLYVAYFGLVFSSKFESVAWYQSHQVKSEIESGYSSISVFVFRFAAA